The following DNA comes from Hordeum vulgare subsp. vulgare chromosome 3H, MorexV3_pseudomolecules_assembly, whole genome shotgun sequence.
GGTATACGGCGGTGATTCGCGGGGCGATTTCGCTGCCGTTCTCTCCGGCGGATGGCACACGACACGAACGCGACGGGAGCTAGCGCCGTCGCCGGCCGGCCCACGGCTTGCCTCAGCCAGCAGGCTCGACGGGCATCTTCTtctccgtcgtcgtcgccgtcgtcgccggaCGGAGACGTCCGATCAATCCGATGGATGCGGTGAAACAGGGCCGGTGGATTCCGTGGGCGTCTCTTTCCCCGCGGGTAATCTGCGACCGTGACAGGGGGGATATCGTCGTACTGCCACAGCCCCACGGAAAACAGCAGCCTGGCGTGGCTCCGTGGCGCGTACGCGGCGGGCGAGCGTGGCCACCACGGGAGTCATTCGTCCCGGAAATGGACGGACCCGGGCCGTGGGGTCCCCGGGAAATATATACCTGCTCGTCGCGATCTCCGGGGAAAGGGATTCGAGGGGCGCGCGCTTGGCCCGTTGTGCTGCAAGAAACCACACGCCTACGCCCCATGGTGGTGGTATGGTAGAGGTAGTATCACTATCACAAGGAAGTCCAAAGCCTCTTTCTTTTCGAGTTGGATAAAAAATCACAAGCAAGTCCAAAGCTAGTTTGAGAAGCAAAGCCTCAGATATTGGCAAATAAACTAAGCACTCGGCTAAGATGTTGTTTCGCGCTCTGAGCATCTCCAACGCCACCCTCAAACCACCCGTGTGTTTGTCTGGATCATGTGGTTCGTACTGTTTTGTCATCCGACGCGGTATCCTATTCACCTCACGGACGGTTTCAATAAGAATCATCCTTTTTTTGGTAAAAAATTATCAAGCCTGAATGGGATTTATTCTGTTTGTTTAAATTTGTATCAAAAGTTACTAGATGTTTGTGGCTTGGATGACGGGCTTCCTTGTCAGTGTCCGCGGACTCGTCCCTACCAATCCGTGCATGGATATGGTGTTCGATTTAAATATCAGCGTTGGAGAGCCCTTAATAATAACCTCGAGGTAGAGACATGAGGAAAGCTATGCATCGGAACATACTTTTATCTCCTCCCCTGTCATAGCAGAAGAATGTCCAATACACAAGCATGCGTATATATTTTGGGAGAATTCTTTATTTGATCCTTTCTTTCTTAAAATATGTTTCCTTATTTGGCCCAAAGGAAGCCTTTTTTTTTACCTATTTGACACTAAATACTGATATTGTTGCCTATTTGACACTAAATACTGATATTGTTGCCATGGATGAAAGGCAGCTTGGCCAATGCGTGTGCTACGGTCGAGACGCCAAAACTGATTTTATTTCCTTGCCATTTTGTCCGTTTCCCGGTGAATCCCAGGATTTGATCCTGCATACTGTGTAGGCCAGTGTACCAGTATGAGGAAGCATCTACAAGATTCCTGTtagttttttctttcttctttgttgttttccctttttttttatctaactatataaatatttttttaaatacaaaTTGTTTTCAAACTTGCGAACCTTTTCAAATTGGTGATCATTTTAGAAATTCATGAGATTTTCTCATATCCGCTAATGTTTTTTACATCCACAAATGTTTTGCGAATTCGTTAATTGTTTCCGAAAGTCATTATTGCTTTTAAACtcatattttttttgaaattatcgaAAATAATCATATTCACGAATAATTTTTGAAATTCATAACCAATTTTCGAATTAGTAAATATTTATGAAATTCTTGGtcattttttcaaatttatgaacaatttttgaaatttgCAACCTGTTTTGAGATTAACGAACATTTTAAAATTCCTTATTAATTTATTTAATTCATGCAcacttttcaaattcatgaaataTTTTTGAAGTTCACAAAGAATTTCAAATTCACGAAATTTATTATCGAATTAATGTTTTTTCTTCATGAACTTCTTTAAAATATGGGAACATTGTTTGGATATAACTTTTCTTATCTGTATAACTGGAAGTCATTTTTTTTACCTGGCTAATTTAACCCAACGTCTGAGCTGCACAGagcttttgttttttgtttttgagaaACCAGCAGCAAagagttttttatttttatttttgagaaGCCAGCAGCACAGTTGTTAAAAAAAAAAGAAGCAGCACAGAGCTAACATGAGCTTGGTTCGCTAGTTGTTGGGCCACCGCGTACGCTACATAGGCACGAGCTGTATGTGCTCTCGGTCCATTTCCGCGCTGGGCCATTTGTCTATGCAACCGCACCTGTCTGCAATTTCCGCTTTCCGGTCCAGTATAGGCCAGAGGTAGAAAAGCCCAAACAACCGTCTGCCCTGCCCAAGTCCGGGTCCCCGAGATCGTCGAACAgagcggcggcgcggcggcggcgtggtGGGAGAAGAGCCAGCGAGCGCGGGGTTCAGGctcgccgagggagaggaaagaAGGAGTTCCGGCCAAGATGCCGCTGTACGACTGCATGCTCATGGTGAAGCCGATGGTGACCAAGGAGGCCATCGCGGAGCTCGTGGCGCGGGTGGCGGCGCGCGCCTACCAGCGCAACGGCGTCGTCACCGATCTCAAATCCTTTGGCAAGGTGCACCTCGGCTATGGCATCAGGAAGCTCGACGGCCGCCACTTCCAGGTCCGCCCCGATTCGCCGCTCTTTATTTGTACTCCTCAACCGTAGCCTCGTATCCCCCCCCCTGCGATTTGCCTCGTGACGGAACGGACTGGTCACTATCCGAGTCGTCTGGCTAGATTGATGCGTGTAGGACGAAATGTCTAAGCTGGAACGTGTGTTTCGGCCTTTGGCGTTTTGGTTCTTGATTGACTGCGTGTGGTGCCTTTGACATGCTCGACGAAATGCCCAAATAGGGTTGATCGTCGGCTGTTGGAATGTTTGTGGGCATTGGCCTCTGCATGCTCGGTAGAACGCTCTAGCGGCTAAATTGTGTAGGTTCAGATCATTCTGTTGATCGTAGTTAGTGACACAGTATTACACGACTCAGGAACTCAGGATTCCACTGACCGGGTGGCTCGCGGAGATATGCTGCATGCTGTGATCTGTTTGCTCTGAGTACTGAATAGAAGGGTGTAGCACTTGGATCTTTCACGTTCTGGGGTTTAGAAGTATTCTTGGGGAAAATGGTCAATCGGCAAGTGATCCATGCGAGTCATGAAACGGTAGTATTACCCTTCTGCTCACCCCTTTCTAAGATCCTTCTGGCTGCTATACGTTGGCCACCAACCACAGTTCCAGCGGGCTTGCTTACATACCACTGCCTCCATAAGCCATAAGCTTTAGCTTAGCTGACGCCTCTGCTTCTCCCACCTCCACTACCACACATGGTTCTTTGTCCCAAGCAGTGGCACTAAATTCTTATGCGATTCAGATCGCCAACATAAGCACTCACGTCCCTGTTTTCCTGGACCCCAAATCACTGGAAGTGATGTTGCTTCTTCAAGGTTATTCTCGGCAAGTTTGGGCTTACTTACCATATTGATGTTTCTGAGCCTGACCATGAGAACACTCTTTGTACAGAAGAAGGTTTCAGCGCCTATTATTTTTTTCTACTCCATATCCTTGGAGATCCTTTATTTTGTCATGCAGCCGAATACCACACGCAAGGGCTTTATTCTACATTGAGAACAAGTTTCACTCTTCCCATTGCTTGAGCACACGTGCCATGTTACAATCTTCGCTGTGTGGTCAGCCTGTCTCAGACAGGATGCAAACCTCGAGCATGTTTCGAGGCCTCAGCCCCTAAAATTCTTGATCGCGAGGAGGCTGCTTTGTCGATCTTCGGTTGAGACCTGGCAACGTATTTACCACAAGCATCTAAGCATAGAGGTGCTGGTCAATGTCACAAAGACTATTGCTGAGTGTAACAAAACAATATATTGTTAATTTCTTGAATAAAAAATTAGAGCTATCATGCCTTTCTCGAGTTCCTTTCGCTACAGTCTTCTGAGTGACTGTTATTGAGATTATGATTTTTCTTTCGTCTACAGGCTATCCTTTCTCTCTTATACACCATGTATTTGTATTAGGTGTATCTTCTGATGCAACCTTACTTCTTAAAATTGAATCCGATAGCGAGTCGTTACCTTCTGCGATTTCCTGGCCACTTCTTATGGGAGATTAGTTTGTGAGTTACTGAATAATTGACAGTGGTTGGTTGATTGGTGTGTGTTTAGTAAATGTAAGTTTGACAAATTGTGAACACACGTCTCCAGTATATTTGTATTATCACATCGTCGTCTTTTTAAGTTTGTAGTTTAGTCTTTGTTTTGGAATAACCCGTCAACTGCGACCACACAGCGAGTGTTATATCAGTCTGACTAAGGTTGTAGCTTTCCACCAGTAGCGAATTGTGATGGACCCAGTAGCAGTGTGGGTGTAAAAATGTTTTTCTCCAGAACTCTTCGAATAAACTTTCAATCAAACATTCACAAACTGAAATGCAGCACCCTGAGAATGTAAGTGTAAATATTTCTTTTTTCCTGCTACTCTTTCATAAAACCTTCGATCAAATACTGAGAAAAGTAAAGTACAGCAGCCCCAGAAAATATTTGATCAAAGCAGCTGGGAGGCACACAGATTGCATCTCAGTGTATTTGAGAATTGTTCTTATGCACTCCTGGTTAAGTAATGTTATATTCTGACTGTTGGTCATTGCCATCTTACCTTGCCACTAGTATTATGGGTGATCTCCTGCTTTCCTGTTGTGCTGAAGTTGCCGTTGCGTTTTCAGGGTCAACTTTTGCAAATGACCATGATGGTTCCACCTTCCTTTACTCAAGAACTGCACTATCTAAACAAGGAGGACCGTCTGCTTCGCTGGTTGGTGGTGAAGCACAGAGATGCGGTGTATGGTCTGGAGTTCATCAACGAGGATGACGGGAGGTACGAGATGAACAGTTACCACCGTAACAGTAGTAGCATTCAAGATGAcgatgttgatgaatatgacgccgatgacgatgacgatgacgatgatgacgagtacGATGTCGAGGAGGAGTAGATTGGTGTCTCAAGATCTCTCGCAAACTCTATGTGTTGTCTTCCCAATATTTGTTGACTAAAGTAGGGTAACATTTTGAACCATTGAACTTTGCTGTTTTTCAAAACAACCTGGAGCACCTGAAATCTGACTTTGCATGTTTTTCCCATGCAAGCTTCCAA
Coding sequences within:
- the LOC123443186 gene encoding 30S ribosomal protein S6 — its product is MPLYDCMLMVKPMVTKEAIAELVARVAARAYQRNGVVTDLKSFGKVHLGYGIRKLDGRHFQGQLLQMTMMVPPSFTQELHYLNKEDRLLRWLVVKHRDAVYGLEFINEDDGRYEMNSYHRNSSSIQDDDVDEYDADDDDDDDDDEYDVEEE